A DNA window from Bdellovibrio sp. BCCA contains the following coding sequences:
- a CDS encoding acetyl-CoA hydrolase/transferase C-terminal domain-containing protein, with product MSSNAGPWGSLTSILKSEMMKDMKFAKSLAEAENFIFSRLGSSIRLATPLGLGKPNQLVNRIYERAKKDSRISLKIFTALSLDFENPKNELEKRFLGPFYSRHFGDDYPHLTYLEDLHKKQVPSNIHLHEFYFQAGTLLKNENAQQSYISLNYTHVARAVLDHDINVIVQMVALSKDRSKISLSCNPDLTLDVMELYKKSQKPLLMIGIIHPDLPYLGGDAEVDASFFDFIVESEEVRHSLFAVPRVSVDEAEHLIGFYASQLVVDSGTLQIGIGSLSDALVNAMIMRQKNNALYRKISEHLWKGRADLHQKIHLNVLQEGLYGTSEMLMDGFMHLRKAGILKREIFDHDESARRYLHGAFFLGSKDFYHWLRSLSGADYEGLSMTKVSKVNDLYDPHELAIRKQRKNARFFNTCMAVTYLGAAASDTLENGQVVSGVGGQYNFVAMAHELEDAQSVLMLRSTNLKNNHKASNILEVHGHATIPRHLRDVVITEYGIAFLKGESDDTVIRRLIEIADSEFQEELVETAQRNGKLSKEYKIPSYAKDNSLKRVKEFVQSYKDEFKLFPFGSDFTIEEINLGKSLNQLKKAHTEKLLGFFVKGLGVSKNKYSAELERMELYKTRTAKDFFYQRLILGALGK from the coding sequence GTGTCGTCTAACGCTGGACCTTGGGGTTCTTTGACTTCAATCTTAAAGAGCGAAATGATGAAAGACATGAAGTTTGCGAAATCTTTAGCGGAAGCCGAAAATTTTATTTTTTCGCGTTTGGGATCTTCGATCAGGCTGGCCACTCCCTTGGGATTGGGAAAACCAAATCAGCTTGTGAATCGTATCTATGAAAGAGCTAAAAAAGACTCACGGATTTCACTTAAGATATTTACGGCTCTTTCTTTGGATTTTGAAAATCCTAAGAACGAATTGGAAAAACGTTTTTTAGGTCCTTTTTACTCCAGACATTTTGGAGATGACTATCCTCATCTCACTTATCTGGAAGATCTTCACAAGAAGCAAGTACCATCGAATATTCATCTGCATGAATTTTATTTTCAGGCAGGCACTCTTTTAAAAAATGAAAACGCCCAGCAGTCCTACATCAGCCTTAATTACACCCACGTGGCAAGAGCGGTTTTGGATCACGATATCAATGTGATTGTACAAATGGTCGCTCTTTCTAAAGACCGCAGCAAAATCAGTTTGAGCTGCAATCCCGATTTAACTTTGGATGTGATGGAGCTTTATAAAAAATCCCAGAAACCACTTCTTATGATCGGGATAATCCACCCGGATTTACCTTATCTGGGAGGAGATGCTGAGGTCGATGCTTCGTTTTTTGATTTCATTGTTGAAAGTGAAGAAGTTCGCCATTCTCTTTTTGCCGTTCCTCGCGTGTCAGTAGATGAAGCCGAGCACCTTATTGGCTTTTATGCAAGCCAACTCGTCGTGGATTCCGGAACTTTGCAGATAGGTATAGGGTCTCTTTCAGATGCCTTGGTGAATGCAATGATCATGCGACAAAAGAACAATGCTCTTTATCGTAAAATCTCCGAACATCTGTGGAAGGGACGCGCGGATCTGCATCAGAAAATTCATTTAAACGTTTTGCAAGAAGGCCTTTATGGAACGAGTGAAATGTTAATGGATGGTTTTATGCATTTACGAAAGGCCGGTATTTTAAAGCGCGAAATCTTTGATCATGATGAATCCGCAAGAAGATATTTGCATGGGGCTTTTTTTCTGGGATCTAAAGATTTTTATCACTGGTTGAGATCACTTTCCGGTGCGGACTATGAAGGGCTTTCGATGACGAAGGTCTCAAAGGTCAATGATCTCTATGATCCCCACGAACTGGCCATCCGAAAGCAAAGAAAAAATGCACGCTTTTTTAATACTTGTATGGCAGTCACTTATCTGGGGGCGGCGGCTTCGGACACTCTTGAAAATGGCCAGGTGGTGAGTGGGGTGGGCGGTCAATATAACTTCGTTGCAATGGCACATGAACTTGAAGACGCACAATCGGTTTTGATGTTGCGAAGTACGAATCTAAAAAACAATCATAAAGCCTCCAACATCCTGGAAGTCCATGGTCACGCTACGATTCCTCGCCATCTGCGGGATGTCGTGATCACGGAGTATGGCATAGCTTTTCTAAAAGGGGAAAGTGACGACACCGTGATCCGTCGATTGATTGAAATTGCTGATAGTGAGTTTCAAGAAGAACTTGTCGAAACGGCTCAAAGAAATGGCAAGCTTTCGAAAGAGTATAAAATTCCTTCTTATGCGAAAGACAATTCACTCAAGAGAGTAAAAGAGTTTGTTCAATCTTATAAAGACGAGTTTAAACTTTTTCCTTTTGGCAGTGATTTTACGATTGAAGAAATCAATTTGGGGAAATCTCTGAATCAGCTTAAGAAGGCTCACACTGAGAAACTTCTCGGCTTCTTTGTAAAAGGGCTTGGTGTTTCTAAAAATAAATACAGTGCGGAATTAGAGCGCATGGAGCTTTATAAAACCAGAACTGCTAAAGACTTCTTTTACCAGAGACTGATTTTAGGTGCTTTAGGAAAATAA
- a CDS encoding EAL domain-containing protein: MNSATQSVDIHKDQIIFSEGDAGDCAYIIEKGRVLIYITKDKEEIPLTILGEGEIFGEMALIDNQNRSASVRALEDVRLAIVTKQQVLERVSTADKVVQLLMRVLLKRLRRKNLTTPTGTRVTDVEFDNSGAGDDGTQSALDQIKLENQIFQAFQNKEFELFYQPIVNLKTKQITGCEALLRWNSPLHGLVSPNLFIDVIENSSMVIPIGHWIINQALKDLRTIQDQLRLNKKDKMADEFMMSINISGRQFTHSDFVNNLEDLREKHDLQTKNIKLEMTERIMMDGAIALEALNQCRNQGYAISIDDFGTGFSSLQYLTQMPISFLKIDRCFVMKVLTDPKSKAVVSSIIHLAHAMGIEIIAEGIENNEESLVLETLGARYGQGYLFSKPVDMGRFLKLI, from the coding sequence ATGAATTCAGCAACTCAGTCCGTCGACATTCACAAAGATCAAATCATTTTTAGCGAAGGCGATGCCGGTGATTGTGCCTATATCATCGAAAAGGGCCGCGTGCTGATTTACATCACTAAAGACAAAGAGGAAATTCCTCTGACGATCTTAGGTGAAGGCGAAATCTTTGGTGAGATGGCTTTAATCGACAATCAAAATCGCTCCGCCTCCGTGCGCGCTCTTGAAGATGTGCGCCTGGCTATCGTCACAAAACAACAAGTTCTTGAGCGTGTTTCAACAGCCGATAAAGTCGTGCAGCTTTTAATGCGTGTTCTTCTTAAAAGACTGCGCCGTAAAAACTTAACCACTCCGACAGGCACGCGCGTGACGGACGTCGAGTTTGATAACTCCGGTGCTGGTGATGACGGGACTCAAAGTGCCTTAGATCAAATCAAATTGGAAAATCAAATTTTCCAGGCTTTTCAAAATAAAGAATTCGAACTTTTCTATCAGCCGATCGTGAATTTAAAAACCAAACAAATCACAGGCTGCGAGGCTTTGCTTCGCTGGAACAGTCCTTTGCATGGCTTGGTGTCTCCGAATCTTTTCATCGATGTGATTGAAAATTCTTCGATGGTGATTCCGATTGGACACTGGATTATCAATCAGGCTTTAAAAGATTTGCGCACAATTCAGGATCAATTGCGCTTAAACAAAAAAGACAAAATGGCTGACGAGTTTATGATGAGTATCAATATCTCGGGCCGTCAGTTCACGCACTCTGATTTCGTGAACAACTTAGAAGACCTTCGCGAAAAACACGACCTGCAAACAAAGAACATCAAACTTGAAATGACTGAAAGAATCATGATGGACGGCGCGATCGCTCTTGAAGCGCTAAATCAGTGCCGTAATCAGGGTTATGCAATCTCCATTGATGACTTCGGAACAGGTTTCTCAAGCCTGCAATACCTAACACAAATGCCGATCAGCTTCCTTAAGATTGACCGTTGCTTTGTGATGAAGGTTTTAACCGATCCAAAATCCAAAGCCGTTGTGAGTTCGATCATCCACTTGGCCCACGCCATGGGAATTGAAATCATCGCGGAAGGTATTGAGAACAACGAAGAATCACTGGTTCTAGAAACTCTAGGCGCCCGCTATGGCCAAGGGTACCTGTTCTCGAAACCCGTCGACATGGGCCGCTTCCTTAAATTGATTTAA
- a CDS encoding YebC/PmpR family DNA-binding transcriptional regulator → MGKSWKTAGKVEKAQQKGQIFTKLAREIAVASKAGGPDPNANARLRMAIDAAKKVSCPNDTIERAIKKGAGLLDDGKIIEEITYEGYGPHGVGVIVECQTDNKHRTAPDMRHAFKSHEGNMGEVGSVAWMFDRVGLIEGTKEGKFDPDEEAIEAGANEVYADESGAYEFYTNADDLDAVRDALMKRGWKITKGELSFKAKNITELSDEQRKDVEEFLNYLDDMDDTHRVHATI, encoded by the coding sequence ATGGGAAAATCATGGAAAACCGCCGGTAAAGTTGAGAAAGCTCAACAAAAAGGCCAAATATTCACCAAACTTGCGCGCGAAATCGCAGTCGCTTCAAAAGCTGGTGGCCCTGATCCCAATGCCAATGCCCGTCTTCGCATGGCGATCGATGCGGCGAAAAAAGTATCTTGCCCGAATGACACCATCGAACGCGCCATCAAAAAAGGTGCGGGTCTTTTGGATGACGGCAAAATCATCGAAGAGATCACTTACGAGGGCTACGGTCCTCACGGTGTGGGTGTGATCGTGGAATGCCAAACAGACAACAAACACCGAACAGCTCCGGACATGCGTCATGCGTTTAAATCTCATGAAGGCAATATGGGCGAGGTGGGCTCTGTGGCGTGGATGTTTGATCGCGTGGGTCTTATCGAAGGAACTAAAGAAGGTAAATTCGATCCGGACGAAGAAGCGATTGAAGCGGGAGCCAACGAAGTTTATGCGGATGAATCCGGAGCGTATGAGTTCTACACAAACGCAGACGACTTAGATGCAGTTCGCGACGCTCTTATGAAGCGTGGCTGGAAGATCACAAAGGGTGAGCTTTCATTCAAAGCAAAGAACATCACTGAGCTTTCTGATGAACAAAGAAAAGACGTTGAGGAGTTCCTAAATTACCTTGACGATATGGACGACACGCACCGCGTGCACGCAACTATTTAA
- a CDS encoding pseudouridine synthase: MSEEKVRLSKLMAERGICSRREADEYIAKGLVLVDGIKIDQLGTKVDPNVKITLEAEALKKQKRLATIILNKPIGYVSAQPEPPYQPAIKLITPENQFGDSKQRLRQEHFQGLAVAGRLDIDSQGLLLFTQDGRIAKKIIGEETKLEKEYIVRVQGTLPDDKLKLLNHGLSLDGKALKPAKVEWLNQDQLRFILREGKKRQIRRMCEAVGLKVTGLKRVRIGKLRLGQLPEGKWRFLEDDETLD, encoded by the coding sequence ATGAGCGAAGAAAAAGTACGTTTATCAAAACTCATGGCTGAAAGAGGCATTTGTTCCCGTCGTGAAGCGGATGAATACATTGCTAAGGGTCTTGTTCTTGTTGACGGTATTAAAATTGATCAATTGGGAACAAAAGTAGATCCCAACGTTAAAATCACCTTGGAAGCGGAAGCTTTAAAAAAACAAAAGCGTTTAGCGACGATTATTTTGAACAAACCGATTGGTTACGTGTCAGCGCAACCTGAACCACCCTATCAGCCTGCGATCAAACTGATCACGCCAGAAAATCAGTTTGGCGATTCCAAACAGCGTTTACGTCAGGAACACTTTCAAGGATTGGCTGTCGCCGGGCGTTTGGATATCGACTCTCAAGGTCTTTTGCTTTTCACGCAAGACGGTCGTATTGCCAAAAAAATCATCGGTGAAGAAACCAAACTGGAAAAAGAATACATCGTGCGTGTGCAAGGCACTTTGCCTGACGACAAATTAAAGCTGCTCAATCATGGGCTTTCTTTAGATGGAAAAGCCTTAAAGCCTGCGAAAGTGGAATGGCTCAATCAAGACCAATTGCGCTTTATTTTACGTGAAGGAAAAAAACGTCAGATCCGTCGCATGTGTGAAGCTGTCGGACTTAAAGTGACCGGATTAAAACGCGTGCGCATCGGGAAACTTCGCTTGGGTCAATTGCCAGAAGGTAAATGGCGCTTTCTGGAAGATGACGAGACACTTGATTAA
- a CDS encoding trypsin-like serine peptidase, with translation MKRNSFVAAVSVAVAATFSVGFVNITPKVIYGDDNRVDVYQVERADIRDVADSTVALIPTRSIVNSGNGLVKILSSQFGKEMNLCSDEPFFDQPTAANCSGSLVGDDLIATAGHCVSNADCSAYAFVFGFKMADAKTAPESLSASEVYNCKEIVAREYTSAQDYALVRLDRPVRGHRPLTLQRTPVQAGDGIYVVGHPSGLPTKYADGANVRSQQGAYFQANLDTYGGNSGSAVFNARTNEVVGILVRGASDFTYDRARKCTMSNKCADGGCRGEDVTNISYIVDALKK, from the coding sequence GTGAAAAGGAATTCATTCGTGGCGGCCGTCAGTGTCGCTGTTGCAGCAACGTTTTCAGTTGGCTTTGTCAATATCACACCCAAAGTAATCTACGGCGACGACAATCGTGTTGATGTGTATCAAGTGGAAAGAGCGGACATCCGTGATGTCGCTGATTCGACAGTCGCTTTGATTCCGACAAGAAGTATCGTGAATAGCGGAAATGGCCTCGTAAAAATTCTTTCTTCTCAGTTCGGAAAAGAAATGAACCTGTGCTCTGATGAACCATTCTTTGATCAACCAACGGCAGCGAATTGCTCAGGTTCTCTTGTCGGAGACGATTTGATCGCAACAGCCGGTCACTGCGTCAGCAATGCGGATTGTTCTGCTTATGCATTTGTATTTGGTTTTAAAATGGCTGACGCGAAAACAGCTCCGGAGTCATTGTCGGCTTCTGAAGTTTATAACTGTAAGGAAATCGTAGCGCGTGAATACACAAGCGCTCAAGACTACGCCCTTGTTCGTTTGGATCGTCCTGTCCGTGGGCACAGACCTTTGACTTTGCAGCGCACTCCTGTGCAAGCCGGTGACGGGATATATGTTGTCGGCCATCCATCAGGTCTGCCGACAAAGTATGCCGATGGTGCCAATGTTCGTAGCCAACAAGGCGCTTACTTTCAAGCGAACTTGGATACTTACGGTGGAAACTCGGGTTCTGCGGTCTTCAATGCAAGAACAAATGAAGTCGTAGGAATTCTTGTTCGTGGCGCAAGTGATTTCACTTATGACAGAGCAAGAAAATGCACAATGAGTAACAAATGCGCTGACGGCGGTTGTCGTGGTGAGGATGTTACAAATATTTCTTACATCGTGGATGCTTTGAAAAAATAA
- a CDS encoding SufE family protein, translating into MASIQERQNKIIQDFSALTQWEDRYKKIIEMGKALPEMPENLKTEQNAVKGCQSQVWLSANLNEQGQMILQGDSDALIVKGLVGLLLSVYSGASPSEILATPPEFLKALGFEGNLSPSRANGLHSMLKQIKLYATAFDYLLKTKK; encoded by the coding sequence ATGGCAAGCATCCAAGAAAGACAGAATAAAATTATCCAAGATTTTTCAGCGCTCACACAGTGGGAAGATCGCTATAAAAAAATCATCGAGATGGGAAAAGCTCTTCCTGAGATGCCGGAAAATTTGAAGACTGAACAGAATGCGGTGAAAGGATGCCAGTCACAAGTCTGGCTTTCAGCGAATCTGAACGAACAAGGTCAGATGATTCTTCAAGGCGACAGTGATGCGCTGATTGTGAAGGGTCTAGTGGGTTTATTATTGTCCGTGTATTCAGGGGCATCTCCGAGTGAAATTCTTGCGACTCCGCCGGAGTTTTTGAAAGCTTTGGGATTCGAAGGAAACCTTTCTCCTAGCAGGGCCAACGGCTTGCACTCGATGCTTAAGCAAATCAAACTCTATGCAACGGCCTTCGACTATCTACTAAAAACTAAAAAATAG
- a CDS encoding 6-carboxytetrahydropterin synthase, which produces MILTLKSSFSSAHFYAQPLWDKTQNENTFGRCYTQYGHGHNYTLEVGFVLHNSQELSRRSEYQNLLTQLTTRLDHEHLNFVIPEFKDKVPTTENIALYFLDKLKSSVSEKDLSYIKLYEMDTLWTEIRL; this is translated from the coding sequence ATGATTCTGACTTTAAAAAGCTCATTTAGCAGCGCTCATTTTTATGCTCAGCCTCTTTGGGATAAAACTCAAAACGAGAATACTTTTGGCCGTTGCTACACACAGTACGGCCATGGACACAACTACACTCTGGAAGTCGGTTTTGTTCTTCATAACTCTCAAGAACTTTCTAGAAGATCAGAATACCAAAATCTTTTAACTCAACTGACGACGCGCTTGGATCACGAACATCTTAATTTTGTGATTCCAGAGTTTAAAGACAAAGTTCCGACTACGGAAAACATCGCACTTTATTTTTTAGACAAATTAAAATCATCTGTTTCAGAAAAAGATCTTTCTTATATCAAGCTTTATGAAATGGACACTCTTTGGACGGAGATCCGCCTATGA
- a CDS encoding lipid A deacylase LpxR family protein — translation MKKIFLFLFLISLKTFGQAPNATETVKPHGESFTVYVENDTRRLGGPNSDQGYTNGIRFSYVYAENKIPGWIPPLTGWSERLNKEFNKSTTNFGISLAQQIYTPNNKNTTELIKNDRPYAGWLYLGFTANFKTPTHSHSLELDIGMIGPEAMGEKVQNSFHDMINVPDAKGWKNQLSTEPTLQASYFQKIRFFELENESGRSFDFIPYGGASFGNVLVAGHIGAIARVGVRLPDDFGPSRLSSADGDAIVNFDGKPHHIPWRVYGFAGIRGNAIARNIFLDGNTFRESHRVKKYPFTAETEVGYAVQISHWSYSWRFVTVSPEFEEKSEFSSYASISLSYFRDFE, via the coding sequence ATGAAAAAGATTTTTCTTTTCCTGTTTCTGATTTCGCTAAAAACTTTTGGACAAGCTCCAAACGCGACGGAAACAGTAAAACCTCATGGAGAGTCTTTCACCGTTTACGTTGAGAACGACACCCGTCGCTTGGGTGGTCCTAACTCAGATCAAGGTTATACCAATGGAATTCGTTTTTCTTACGTGTATGCGGAAAACAAAATTCCTGGGTGGATTCCGCCTCTAACAGGTTGGTCGGAGCGACTGAATAAAGAATTTAATAAATCCACGACAAACTTCGGTATTTCTTTAGCTCAACAAATTTACACTCCTAACAACAAGAACACAACGGAGCTTATTAAGAACGATCGTCCTTATGCGGGTTGGCTCTATTTAGGTTTTACGGCGAACTTTAAAACGCCAACACACAGTCATTCTTTGGAGTTAGATATCGGCATGATCGGCCCTGAAGCCATGGGCGAAAAAGTACAAAATAGTTTTCACGATATGATCAATGTTCCAGACGCAAAGGGGTGGAAGAATCAGCTTTCTACCGAGCCGACTTTGCAAGCTTCCTACTTTCAAAAAATTCGTTTCTTTGAATTAGAAAACGAATCAGGACGAAGTTTTGATTTTATTCCTTACGGGGGAGCTTCTTTTGGCAACGTTCTTGTCGCCGGTCATATCGGCGCTATAGCTCGCGTGGGCGTCCGTCTTCCCGATGACTTTGGTCCTTCCCGCCTTTCTTCCGCCGACGGTGATGCTATTGTGAATTTTGATGGCAAGCCTCATCATATTCCTTGGCGTGTGTATGGCTTTGCCGGCATTCGTGGAAATGCCATTGCTCGAAATATTTTCTTAGACGGAAACACTTTTCGTGAAAGCCATCGAGTTAAAAAATATCCCTTCACGGCGGAAACTGAAGTGGGTTATGCCGTGCAGATCTCTCACTGGAGTTACTCTTGGCGCTTTGTCACAGTGTCACCTGAGTTTGAAGAAAAAAGTGAATTTAGCAGTTATGCTTCGATCTCGCTTTCTTACTTCCGGGATTTTGAATAA
- a CDS encoding DUF455 family protein produces the protein MFSFSTPDVWEKIQNIEKYCEEALKLSSPYLVPEEPARDVPVLHPKFHPPKKGFSTLEGQARMLHDLASIELQAMELGVRTLVEYPDAPQGFREELLAVTVSEAQHLRMCLEGIADLGFKWGDWPVHMALWRAVSVEDSLLDRILIVHRYLEGSGLDAGDTLIRRLEGTDGKNTIQKIVKQINYEEIGHVDFGSRWYREICNKEKLDPSQDFPERMDSLRKRLPKRIEPLNRDLRIKAGFTEEEIQYYEKLRLDFLKPM, from the coding sequence ATGTTCAGTTTTTCCACCCCGGACGTCTGGGAAAAGATTCAAAATATCGAAAAATATTGTGAAGAGGCTCTTAAATTGAGCTCTCCTTATCTTGTGCCCGAAGAACCGGCCCGGGATGTCCCCGTTTTGCACCCTAAATTTCATCCTCCTAAAAAAGGTTTTTCGACCCTTGAAGGTCAGGCCCGCATGCTTCATGACTTGGCCAGCATCGAACTTCAGGCCATGGAACTCGGAGTTCGCACCTTGGTGGAGTATCCGGATGCGCCGCAGGGATTCCGCGAAGAACTTTTGGCTGTGACTGTCTCGGAAGCTCAACATTTGCGCATGTGCTTAGAGGGCATCGCAGATCTTGGCTTTAAATGGGGAGATTGGCCCGTGCACATGGCCTTGTGGCGAGCGGTGAGCGTTGAAGACTCGCTCTTAGATCGTATCTTGATTGTGCACCGCTATCTTGAGGGCAGTGGCCTTGATGCGGGAGACACCTTGATCCGTCGCTTAGAAGGAACAGACGGAAAGAACACCATTCAAAAAATCGTGAAGCAGATCAATTACGAAGAGATCGGTCACGTTGATTTTGGCTCAAGATGGTATCGCGAAATTTGCAACAAAGAAAAACTTGATCCCTCTCAGGATTTTCCAGAGAGAATGGACTCCTTAAGAAAAAGGCTCCCCAAACGTATTGAACCTTTGAATCGCGATTTAAGAATCAAAGCGGGGTTCACTGAAGAAGAAATTCAGTACTACGAAAAACTGCGTTTGGATTTCTTAAAACCGATGTAG
- a CDS encoding SDR family NAD(P)-dependent oxidoreductase: protein MKKAALITGASSGIGAATAIEYAKNGYFVYLMARNKERLQEVAAKCRSGASIVSCDVTDVTALNKRLDEMLTAKIHRIEVVVNNAGIYQTHSTEEGTDEIWMKQFEVNLLGPVRIARAFFPYFKEQGGGSIVNISSTLGLRPAGPTSSYSASKAAMVNWTQCLALEGGPFKIRANCVCPGIVDTPIHGFHSLDADKKAAALDKMKSLQPLGRIGTPEDVAKAAYFLGSDLSSWTTGAILTVDGGISLT from the coding sequence ATGAAGAAAGCCGCTTTAATTACCGGAGCTAGTAGCGGGATCGGTGCTGCGACAGCTATTGAATACGCTAAAAACGGCTATTTCGTTTACCTCATGGCTCGCAATAAAGAACGTCTGCAAGAAGTCGCAGCCAAGTGCCGTAGCGGTGCTTCGATTGTCTCTTGTGATGTCACCGATGTCACAGCCTTGAACAAACGCCTTGATGAAATGCTCACCGCAAAAATCCATCGTATTGAAGTCGTTGTGAACAACGCCGGAATTTATCAAACGCATTCCACGGAAGAAGGCACTGACGAGATTTGGATGAAACAGTTTGAAGTAAATCTCTTAGGACCTGTGCGTATTGCCCGTGCTTTTTTTCCTTACTTTAAAGAGCAAGGCGGCGGAAGCATTGTGAATATTTCTTCCACGCTTGGACTTCGCCCTGCGGGACCAACCTCTTCTTACTCTGCCAGCAAAGCGGCGATGGTAAACTGGACTCAGTGTCTGGCTCTTGAAGGTGGACCTTTTAAAATTCGTGCAAACTGTGTGTGCCCTGGAATTGTCGACACACCCATTCATGGTTTCCATAGTTTAGACGCCGACAAAAAAGCGGCGGCTTTAGATAAAATGAAATCGCTGCAACCTCTAGGGCGGATTGGTACACCTGAAGACGTCGCGAAAGCGGCTTACTTCCTGGGTTCGGATCTTTCAAGCTGGACAACGGGAGCTATCCTGACTGTGGATGGAGGAATCAGCCTCACATGA
- a CDS encoding phosphatase domain-containing protein, with amino-acid sequence MKHFIALVLFIFSLSAHAQTLFVSDVDDTIKLANVQDISEAARYAFDDKSRFIGMSELYNLFAQEQSDVSIVYLSKAPEWFMKGTHKSFLVNGKFPAGTYIGRTNYDADVHKLKNLRKLMNDIKPRKVVFIGDNGEQDPEVYNTIVKEYANQGIEFHQFIRIVYSKSFFVEWGAKLFEDQIGFVTPIEIALEMEKEHLLSTQAVQTMMSTVAVDIVKSKAYGSEGIVAFPYFVNCSDFVWKWDDSLSRFDIMTLLKARIVDRCRIKP; translated from the coding sequence ATGAAGCATTTCATCGCATTAGTTCTGTTCATTTTTTCGCTTTCAGCGCACGCACAAACTCTTTTTGTCAGTGATGTGGATGACACGATCAAGCTGGCCAATGTTCAGGATATTTCCGAAGCCGCTCGTTACGCTTTCGATGACAAAAGCCGCTTTATCGGAATGAGCGAGCTTTATAATCTCTTCGCGCAAGAACAATCTGATGTATCGATCGTATATCTTTCAAAAGCTCCTGAATGGTTCATGAAGGGAACTCATAAGAGTTTTTTAGTGAATGGAAAATTTCCGGCGGGAACTTACATCGGCCGCACGAATTACGATGCGGATGTGCACAAGCTTAAAAACTTGCGCAAGCTTATGAACGACATCAAGCCTCGCAAAGTTGTTTTCATCGGTGATAACGGTGAGCAAGACCCCGAGGTTTATAACACCATCGTGAAAGAATACGCGAATCAAGGTATCGAGTTTCACCAATTTATTCGCATCGTGTACTCGAAATCTTTCTTTGTGGAATGGGGAGCGAAGCTTTTTGAAGATCAAATCGGCTTTGTAACTCCGATTGAAATCGCTTTGGAAATGGAAAAAGAACATCTGCTAAGCACACAAGCCGTGCAAACAATGATGAGCACGGTGGCCGTGGATATCGTCAAATCCAAAGCTTATGGATCTGAAGGAATCGTCGCGTTTCCGTATTTCGTGAACTGCAGCGATTTTGTGTGGAAATGGGATGACAGTCTTTCTCGTTTCGACATTATGACACTACTTAAGGCTCGTATTGTAGATCGCTGCCGAATTAAGCCGTAA